A section of the Streptomyces sp. NBC_01363 genome encodes:
- a CDS encoding GMC family oxidoreductase, with translation MTDNHVYDYVVIGGGTAGSVIASRLTENPDTTVAVIEGGPSDVGRDDVLTLRRWMGLLGGELDYDYPTTEQPRGNSHIRHSRARVLGGCSSHNTLIAFKPLPTDWDEWAAAGAEGWDAASMDPYFARLRNNIVPVDEADRNAIAHDFVDAARIALDVPRVEGFNRQPFHEGVGFFDLAYHPENNKRSSASVAYLHPFLDRPNLHIALETWAFGLELDGTRATGVHVRTKDGEEHVVRARREVLVCAGAVDTPRLLLHSGIGPRADLEKLGIPVVHDLPGVGENLLDHPESVIVWETDGPIPENSAMDSDAGLFVRRDPDADGPDLMFHFYQIPFTDNPERLGYQRPPHGVSMTPNIPKPRSRGRLYLTSADPEVKPALDFRYFTDEEDYDGRTLVDGIRIARRIAEQEPLAGWLKREVCPGPEVTSDEELGEYARKVAHTVYHPAGTCRMGGAGDELAVVTPDLRIRGLDGIRIADASVFPTMTTVNPMIGVLMVGEKCADLLGGNA, from the coding sequence ATGACCGACAACCACGTCTACGACTACGTCGTCATCGGCGGCGGCACCGCCGGATCGGTGATCGCCTCCCGGCTCACCGAGAACCCGGACACCACCGTCGCCGTCATCGAGGGCGGCCCCAGCGACGTCGGACGGGACGACGTCCTCACCCTGCGTCGCTGGATGGGTCTGCTCGGCGGTGAACTGGACTACGACTACCCGACGACCGAGCAGCCCCGCGGCAACTCGCACATCCGCCACAGCCGCGCCCGGGTGCTCGGCGGCTGCTCGTCCCACAACACCCTCATCGCCTTCAAGCCCCTGCCGACCGACTGGGACGAGTGGGCCGCCGCGGGCGCCGAGGGCTGGGACGCGGCGTCGATGGACCCGTACTTCGCCAGGCTGCGCAACAACATCGTCCCTGTCGACGAGGCCGACCGGAACGCCATCGCCCACGACTTCGTCGACGCCGCACGGATCGCGCTGGACGTACCGCGCGTCGAGGGCTTCAACAGGCAGCCGTTCCACGAGGGTGTCGGCTTCTTCGACCTCGCCTACCACCCGGAGAACAACAAGCGCTCCTCGGCCTCCGTGGCGTATCTGCACCCGTTCCTGGACCGGCCCAACCTCCATATCGCCCTGGAGACCTGGGCGTTCGGGCTGGAGCTCGACGGCACCCGGGCCACCGGTGTGCACGTGCGCACCAAGGACGGCGAGGAGCACGTCGTACGGGCCCGGCGCGAGGTGCTCGTGTGCGCGGGCGCCGTGGACACCCCCCGGCTGCTGCTGCACTCCGGCATCGGACCCCGCGCCGACCTGGAGAAGCTCGGCATCCCCGTCGTGCACGACCTGCCGGGCGTCGGGGAGAACCTCCTCGACCACCCCGAGTCGGTCATCGTCTGGGAGACCGACGGGCCGATACCGGAGAACTCCGCGATGGACAGCGACGCGGGCCTCTTCGTACGCCGGGACCCGGACGCCGACGGGCCGGACCTGATGTTCCACTTCTACCAGATCCCGTTCACCGACAACCCCGAACGGCTGGGCTATCAGCGGCCCCCGCACGGCGTGTCGATGACCCCCAACATCCCCAAGCCGCGCAGCCGCGGCCGGCTGTACCTGACCAGCGCCGACCCCGAGGTCAAGCCCGCCCTCGACTTCCGGTACTTCACCGACGAGGAGGACTACGACGGCCGCACCCTCGTCGACGGCATCCGCATCGCACGCCGCATCGCGGAGCAGGAACCGCTCGCCGGCTGGCTCAAGCGCGAGGTCTGCCCGGGGCCCGAGGTCACCTCCGACGAGGAGCTCGGCGAGTACGCGCGCAAGGTCGCGCACACCGTCTACCACCCGGCGGGGACCTGTCGGATGGGTGGAGCGGGCGACGAACTCGCCGTCGTGACACCCGATCTGAGGATCCGTGGCCTGGACGGCATCCGGATCGCCGACGCGTCCGTCTTCCCGACCATGACGACCGTCAACCCGATGATCGGCGTGCTGATGGTCGGGGAGAAATGCGCGGACCTTCTGGGAGGCAATGCCTGA